One uncultured Jannaschia sp. DNA segment encodes these proteins:
- a CDS encoding ABC transporter permease has translation MTGLVLLILYVALFVGSMVAVAFFTRNRTRKDFTALKTVTFGDESAVRPNRAASIISVLVIFLLWGAFTGSKWAPFHVPGPFVGESGFTYTAQDAAGQTDDAQVSFIVHPVGEDVAAPEPGAADGFAEDDTGTIGAYRTELFRVTSNDGEGATVIAVDGQEIAPGQTVDIANGTVTMTPRGSLNVRPDTGFQMESIWLPAPEEVVGAFVDIWQNGYQNFTLIEHLGWSLIRVLVGFVLGALVGIPLGYAMGLSGWFRGWFDPIVEFMRPVPPLALIPLVIIWFGIWETGKIVLLFLAALWIMAIAARAGVSGVNITKVHAAYSLGASKWQILRHVIIPNSLPEIFTGARVAMGVCWGTVVAAELVAAQKGAGMMIIAASKFQQTYIVLMGIILIGLIGYGIDILMRKAEDILVPWKGRS, from the coding sequence ATGACCGGCCTTGTTCTCCTCATCCTCTATGTGGCGCTGTTCGTCGGCTCCATGGTCGCCGTCGCCTTCTTTACCCGCAATCGGACGCGGAAGGACTTCACCGCGCTCAAGACCGTGACCTTCGGCGACGAGAGCGCCGTGCGTCCGAACCGTGCGGCCAGCATCATCTCGGTTCTGGTGATCTTCCTGCTCTGGGGCGCGTTCACCGGCTCGAAATGGGCGCCGTTTCACGTGCCGGGACCGTTCGTCGGCGAAAGCGGCTTCACCTATACCGCGCAGGATGCCGCCGGACAGACCGACGACGCGCAGGTCTCCTTCATCGTTCATCCCGTCGGCGAGGATGTCGCCGCCCCCGAGCCGGGCGCGGCGGACGGCTTCGCCGAGGACGATACCGGCACCATCGGCGCCTACCGGACCGAGCTGTTCCGCGTCACCAGCAACGATGGCGAGGGCGCGACCGTCATCGCCGTCGACGGGCAGGAGATCGCGCCGGGCCAGACGGTCGACATCGCCAACGGCACCGTCACGATGACGCCCCGCGGCTCGCTGAATGTGCGGCCCGATACCGGCTTCCAGATGGAATCAATCTGGCTGCCCGCCCCCGAGGAGGTCGTCGGCGCCTTCGTCGACATCTGGCAGAACGGCTACCAGAACTTCACCCTGATCGAGCATCTGGGCTGGTCGCTGATCCGCGTCCTCGTGGGCTTCGTCCTCGGCGCGCTGGTCGGCATCCCGCTGGGCTACGCGATGGGTCTCTCGGGCTGGTTCCGCGGCTGGTTCGATCCGATCGTCGAATTCATGCGGCCCGTCCCGCCTCTGGCGCTCATCCCGCTGGTCATCATCTGGTTCGGCATCTGGGAGACGGGGAAGATCGTGCTCCTGTTCCTCGCGGCACTCTGGATCATGGCCATCGCGGCGCGCGCAGGCGTCTCTGGCGTGAACATCACCAAGGTCCACGCGGCCTATTCGCTGGGTGCGTCCAAGTGGCAGATCCTGCGCCACGTCATCATCCCCAACTCGCTGCCCGAGATCTTCACCGGCGCGCGGGTCGCGATGGGGGTGTGCTGGGGCACGGTCGTCGCGGCCGAACTTGTCGCCGCCCAGAAGGGTGCGGGCATGATGATCATTGCGGCGTCGAAGTTCCAGCAGACCTATATCGTCCTGATGGGCATCATCCTGATCGGCCTGATCGGCTACGGGATCGACATCCTGATGCGCAAGGCCGAGGACATTCTGGTGCCGTGGAAGGGTCGCTCCTGA
- a CDS encoding MFS transporter has protein sequence MTAITDIPDDSRARRNVLVLVAAQAILGAQLPMNFVVGGLAGMSLAPTPLLATLPISLIVFGSMTTAPWISPLMQAKGRRFGFVLGAVAGACGAALSLTGLITSSFAIFLAGAYLTGIFMSTLGFYRFAATDTASEAFRPKAISYVMAGGLISALIGPQLVKLTSDATVIPFLYTYGAVIVLNLVGLWLFFLLDIPTPAKPAADAPRGRSRGQLLREPAIVVAVVCGMVTYALMNLVMTSTPLAVVGCGFSTGNAADIVSAHVIAMYAPSFFTGHLIARFGTTRIISAGLACLAAAGIMALAGVTLFNFFGALILLGIGWNFGFIGATAMLTANHAAHERGTVQGLNDLLVFGMVTLASLSSGGLMGSAVDAVAGWAKVNYAMVPFLTLAAVALVWLRLRPRDA, from the coding sequence ATGACGGCCATCACCGATATCCCCGACGATTCCCGCGCACGGCGCAACGTCCTCGTCCTCGTGGCGGCGCAGGCGATCCTCGGGGCGCAGCTTCCGATGAATTTCGTGGTCGGCGGGCTGGCGGGGATGAGCCTCGCGCCGACGCCGCTTCTGGCGACGCTGCCCATCAGCCTCATCGTCTTCGGCTCGATGACGACCGCGCCGTGGATCAGCCCGCTGATGCAGGCGAAGGGCCGACGCTTCGGCTTCGTCCTAGGGGCCGTCGCCGGGGCCTGCGGGGCGGCGCTGTCGCTGACGGGACTGATCACGTCCAGTTTCGCGATCTTCCTCGCGGGCGCGTACCTGACCGGCATCTTCATGTCGACGCTGGGCTTCTACCGCTTCGCCGCCACCGACACCGCGTCCGAGGCCTTCCGCCCCAAGGCCATCAGCTACGTCATGGCGGGGGGCCTGATCTCGGCGCTGATCGGGCCGCAACTGGTCAAGCTGACGTCGGACGCGACGGTGATCCCGTTCCTCTATACCTACGGCGCGGTCATCGTCCTGAACCTCGTCGGGTTGTGGCTCTTCTTCCTTCTCGACATCCCCACCCCCGCCAAGCCCGCCGCCGACGCGCCGCGCGGGCGCAGCCGCGGCCAGCTTCTGCGCGAGCCCGCGATCGTCGTCGCCGTGGTCTGCGGGATGGTCACCTACGCGCTCATGAACCTCGTGATGACCTCGACACCGCTGGCGGTCGTGGGCTGCGGCTTCTCGACCGGGAACGCGGCCGATATCGTCTCGGCCCATGTCATCGCGATGTATGCGCCCAGCTTCTTCACCGGCCACCTCATCGCACGGTTCGGGACGACGCGGATCATCTCGGCCGGGCTCGCCTGCCTCGCCGCGGCCGGGATCATGGCATTGGCAGGGGTCACGCTCTTCAACTTCTTCGGAGCACTTATCCTTCTGGGCATCGGTTGGAACTTCGGCTTCATCGGGGCGACCGCGATGCTGACCGCGAACCACGCCGCGCATGAGCGGGGCACGGTACAGGGTCTGAACGACCTTCTGGTCTTCGGGATGGTGACGCTGGCCTCGCTCTCGTCGGGCGGCCTGATGGGGTCGGCGGTGGACGCCGTCGCGGGCTGGGCCAAGGTGAACTATGCGATGGTGCCGTTCCTGACGCTGGCCGCGGTCGCGCTGGTCTGGCTGCGGCTGCGCCCGCGGGACGCCTGA
- a CDS encoding cobyrinate a,c-diamide synthase yields MPGLILAAPSSGAGKTTVTLGLLGALRQAGHAVRGAKSGPDYIDPRFHAAATGAPCPNLDAWAMAPAMIAGLAAGPGLLLIEGAMGLFDGAPPDGRGAVADLARQMALPVVLVVDAARMAQSVAPLVSGFAAHDPAVRVAGVILNRVGSDRHGTMLRHACPIPVLGVIPRDATLALPARHLGLVQAEEHPDLDAFLARAAQIVAAHVDLDALVACAAPLPDTPLVAVPPPAQRIAVAQDAAFAFAYPHLLDGWRAAGAELRIFSPLADEAAPPADLVYLPGGYPELHAGRLAAAGRFLGSLADRQVFGECGGYMVMGDGLVDADGTQHAMAGLLRLETSFETRRLHLGYRELEAGHGPFAGRWAGHEFHYATTLRAEGEPVFAASDAEGTTLAPMGLRHGAASGSFAHLIAPRA; encoded by the coding sequence ATGCCCGGCCTGATCCTCGCCGCGCCGTCTTCGGGCGCGGGCAAGACGACCGTGACGCTGGGCCTGCTGGGCGCGCTGCGGCAGGCAGGCCACGCGGTGCGCGGGGCGAAATCCGGCCCCGACTATATCGACCCGCGCTTCCATGCCGCGGCGACCGGCGCGCCCTGCCCCAATCTCGATGCCTGGGCGATGGCCCCCGCGATGATCGCGGGCCTCGCCGCAGGACCGGGCCTTCTTCTGATCGAGGGCGCGATGGGCCTCTTCGACGGGGCCCCGCCGGACGGGCGCGGCGCCGTGGCCGATCTCGCGCGGCAGATGGCGCTGCCCGTCGTGCTGGTGGTCGATGCGGCGCGCATGGCGCAGTCGGTGGCCCCGCTGGTCTCGGGCTTCGCCGCGCATGATCCGGCCGTACGGGTTGCGGGCGTGATCCTGAATCGGGTCGGATCGGACCGACACGGGACCATGCTGCGACATGCCTGTCCGATCCCGGTGCTGGGCGTGATTCCGCGCGACGCGACGCTCGCCCTGCCCGCCCGGCATCTCGGCCTCGTCCAGGCCGAGGAGCATCCCGACCTCGACGCCTTTCTTGCCCGCGCCGCTCAGATCGTCGCGGCCCATGTCGATCTCGACGCCCTCGTCGCATGCGCCGCCCCCCTGCCCGACACACCGCTCGTTGCCGTGCCACCTCCGGCCCAACGGATCGCGGTCGCGCAGGACGCGGCCTTTGCCTTCGCATACCCGCACCTCCTCGACGGCTGGCGGGCGGCGGGCGCGGAACTGCGGATCTTCTCGCCGCTGGCCGACGAGGCCGCGCCGCCTGCCGATCTCGTCTACCTGCCGGGCGGCTATCCCGAACTCCACGCCGGGCGACTCGCCGCCGCCGGGCGCTTCCTCGGATCGCTGGCCGACCGGCAGGTCTTCGGCGAATGCGGCGGCTACATGGTGATGGGCGACGGGCTGGTGGACGCGGACGGCACTCAACACGCCATGGCGGGCCTTCTGCGGCTGGAAACGAGCTTCGAGACGCGCCGGCTGCATCTCGGCTACCGCGAGCTCGAGGCGGGCCATGGGCCATTCGCGGGGCGCTGGGCGGGGCACGAGTTCCACTATGCCACGACCCTGCGCGCAGAGGGGGAGCCGGTGTTCGCGGCCAGCGATGCCGAGGGCACAACGCTTGCCCCCATGGGCCTGCGGCACGGGGCGGCCAGCGGGTCCTTCGCACATCTGATCGCGCCCCGCGCGTAG
- the cobA gene encoding uroporphyrinogen-III C-methyltransferase, which produces MTPELPPNDWPELQRGWVWLCGAGPGDPGLLTLHGLNALRQADVIVYDALVGEAILDWAPQAERIYAGKRGGKPSAKQRDISLRLVELARAGKRVLRLKGGDPFVFGRGGEEAQTLVQHGVPIRIVPGITAGIAGLAYAGIPVTHRDVNQSVTFVTGHDASGAAPTAVDWAGIARGSQVIVLYMGMKHIGQIAAQLIAAGRRPSEPVAVTTTATLDGQRTIETTLANCEADIAAAGLEPPAIICIGMAVALRQALDWQAQAAGEAPRDLDPLDRRRPAESA; this is translated from the coding sequence ATGACGCCCGAACTCCCTCCGAACGACTGGCCCGAGCTGCAACGCGGCTGGGTCTGGCTGTGTGGTGCCGGTCCGGGCGACCCCGGCCTTCTGACGCTGCACGGGTTGAACGCTCTGCGGCAAGCCGACGTGATCGTCTACGACGCGCTCGTGGGCGAGGCGATCCTCGACTGGGCCCCGCAGGCCGAGCGCATCTATGCCGGCAAGCGCGGCGGTAAACCCTCGGCCAAGCAGCGCGACATATCGCTGCGGCTGGTCGAACTGGCCCGCGCGGGCAAACGCGTGCTGCGGCTCAAGGGCGGCGATCCTTTCGTCTTCGGACGCGGCGGAGAGGAGGCGCAGACGCTGGTCCAGCACGGCGTGCCCATCCGCATCGTGCCGGGCATCACGGCGGGGATCGCGGGGCTGGCCTATGCCGGCATCCCGGTCACCCACCGCGACGTGAACCAATCGGTCACCTTCGTCACCGGCCACGACGCCAGCGGGGCCGCCCCTACGGCGGTCGACTGGGCCGGGATCGCGCGCGGCAGCCAGGTGATCGTGCTTTACATGGGGATGAAGCATATCGGCCAGATCGCGGCCCAGCTCATCGCCGCCGGTCGCCGCCCGTCCGAGCCGGTGGCCGTCACGACCACCGCCACGCTGGACGGCCAGCGCACGATCGAGACGACGCTCGCCAACTGCGAGGCCGATATCGCCGCCGCCGGGCTCGAGCCACCGGCCATCATCTGCATCGGCATGGCCGTGGCGCTGCGCCAGGCGCTCGACTGGCAGGCGCAGGCGGCGGGCGAGGCGCCACGCGATCTCGACCCGCTCGACCGGCGACGGCCCGCCGAAAGCGCGTGA
- a CDS encoding cobalt-precorrin-5B (C(1))-methyltransferase, protein MNDAPKLRRGWTTGACATAAAKAALAGLWGGAVPREVEIVLPRGERPVFAVAEGRIGDGWAEAAVIKDAGDDPDVTHGATIVVRVAASDGGVVFRAGEGVGTVTKPGLPIAVGEPAINPVPRAMLDEVVAEAAAQYGQRPDIEITVSVPGGAVLAAKTWNPRLGIEGGLSILGTTGIVRPFSCAAWIASIHRGIDVAAASGLTHVAGCTGATSERVVQALHGLPDHAMLDMGDFAGGMLKYLRRHPIARVTIGGGVGKLAKLGQGAMDLHSGRSQADFARLSDWAGTDLTDCNTVLEAVTRVPALAEKVGTEARRAALGIIDAEVDVVVIDRAGDVMAHAR, encoded by the coding sequence ATGAACGACGCGCCGAAGCTGCGCCGGGGCTGGACCACCGGTGCCTGTGCCACCGCCGCGGCCAAGGCCGCGCTAGCAGGGCTGTGGGGCGGGGCCGTGCCGCGCGAGGTCGAGATCGTGCTGCCGCGCGGGGAACGTCCGGTCTTCGCGGTCGCAGAGGGTCGGATCGGCGACGGCTGGGCCGAGGCGGCGGTGATCAAGGATGCGGGCGATGACCCCGACGTCACCCATGGCGCGACCATTGTGGTGCGCGTTGCTGCCTCGGACGGCGGGGTCGTGTTCCGCGCGGGCGAGGGCGTCGGCACCGTGACCAAGCCCGGCCTGCCCATCGCGGTGGGTGAGCCCGCGATCAACCCGGTCCCCCGCGCGATGCTGGACGAAGTCGTGGCCGAGGCGGCGGCGCAGTACGGGCAACGGCCCGATATCGAGATCACCGTGTCGGTGCCCGGCGGTGCGGTATTGGCGGCGAAGACATGGAATCCGCGCCTTGGGATCGAGGGCGGGCTTTCGATCCTCGGCACCACGGGGATCGTGCGGCCCTTCAGTTGCGCGGCCTGGATCGCGTCCATCCATCGCGGGATCGACGTGGCTGCGGCGTCCGGCCTGACCCATGTGGCGGGCTGCACCGGGGCCACGTCCGAGCGGGTGGTGCAGGCGCTGCACGGTCTGCCAGATCACGCGATGCTCGACATGGGCGATTTCGCGGGCGGGATGCTGAAATATCTCCGCCGTCATCCGATCGCACGGGTCACGATCGGCGGCGGCGTCGGAAAACTCGCGAAGTTGGGGCAGGGGGCAATGGACCTTCATTCCGGGCGCTCGCAGGCGGATTTCGCGAGGCTGAGCGACTGGGCGGGCACCGATCTGACCGATTGCAACACGGTGCTCGAGGCGGTGACGCGGGTGCCCGCGCTTGCGGAGAAGGTCGGGACCGAGGCCCGGCGCGCGGCCCTGGGCATAATCGACGCCGAGGTCGACGTGGTCGTCATCGATCGCGCGGGCGACGTGATGGCCCATGCGCGGTGA
- a CDS encoding precorrin-6A/cobalt-precorrin-6A reductase, which produces MRGDVLVLAGTAEARALLARCGGLRVTASLAGATDSPRDLGVPTRRGGFGGAEGFRAALALHSAVLDATHPFASTISTRTATICAARAVPYLRLTRAPWPTEPGWIRHADATACAEALPAGARVLLTAGPGALDPFLGRGLDLTCRRVDPAPARAGVDWVIGTPPFTERDEAALMRDRAITHLVTKNSGGSRAKLDAARRLGVSVHVIDRPPPPPGDETHDIDRAYAFILAHADHRRAG; this is translated from the coding sequence ATGCGCGGTGACGTTCTGGTGCTGGCGGGCACGGCCGAGGCGCGGGCCCTGCTTGCGCGCTGCGGCGGGTTGCGCGTGACGGCTTCGCTGGCCGGGGCGACGGACTCGCCCCGCGATCTCGGGGTGCCGACGCGCCGCGGCGGCTTCGGCGGCGCGGAGGGCTTTCGCGCGGCGCTCGCGTTGCATTCCGCGGTCCTCGATGCCACGCATCCCTTCGCGTCCACCATCAGCACCCGCACCGCGACGATCTGCGCCGCGCGCGCCGTCCCCTATCTGCGTCTCACCCGCGCGCCTTGGCCGACCGAGCCGGGCTGGATCCGCCACGCGGACGCCACCGCCTGCGCCGAGGCGTTGCCTGCGGGCGCGCGCGTTCTTCTGACCGCCGGGCCGGGAGCGCTCGACCCGTTTCTCGGGCGAGGTCTGGATCTGACCTGCCGCCGCGTCGATCCCGCCCCGGCCCGCGCAGGGGTCGATTGGGTCATCGGGACGCCGCCCTTTACCGAACGCGACGAAGCGGCCTTGATGCGGGACCGCGCGATCACCCATCTGGTCACCAAGAACAGCGGCGGGTCGCGGGCCAAGCTCGATGCGGCGCGCCGCTTGGGCGTGTCCGTCCACGTCATTGACCGACCGCCCCCACCGCCCGGAGACGAGACCCATGACATCGACCGCGCCTATGCCTTCATCCTCGCCCATGCGGATCATCGCAGGGCCGGATGA
- a CDS encoding DNA-3-methyladenine glycosylase 2 family protein codes for MRIIAGPDDVAEGVAWLRSECPKMAAALDRVGPLPLRRRDDGFGALLSAIVGQQVSIASAAAINARLAEAGLVTEAAIRASAETDLKACGLSRQKMRYARALAEAGIDWTALRAMPTDEVVATLTAVPGIGAWTAEIYAMFSLGHADVFAPGDLALQEGARMVYGLDDRPKERALRDWSADWSPWRSVAARLFWAYYAREKRREGIA; via the coding sequence ATGCGGATCATCGCAGGGCCGGATGACGTCGCCGAGGGAGTCGCATGGCTTCGTTCGGAATGCCCGAAGATGGCCGCGGCCCTCGACCGGGTCGGACCCCTGCCGCTGCGGCGCCGCGACGACGGGTTCGGGGCGCTTCTCTCGGCGATCGTGGGACAGCAGGTCAGCATCGCTTCGGCGGCCGCGATCAACGCGCGGCTCGCCGAGGCCGGGCTGGTGACCGAGGCCGCGATCCGCGCTTCTGCCGAGACGGATCTGAAGGCCTGCGGTCTTTCGCGGCAGAAGATGCGCTACGCCCGCGCGCTGGCCGAGGCCGGCATCGACTGGACCGCCCTGCGTGCGATGCCCACCGACGAGGTCGTGGCCACCCTGACCGCCGTGCCGGGCATCGGGGCCTGGACGGCGGAAATCTACGCGATGTTCAGCCTCGGCCACGCCGACGTCTTCGCGCCGGGCGACCTGGCGCTGCAGGAGGGCGCGCGTATGGTCTACGGCCTTGACGATCGCCCGAAGGAACGGGCCCTGCGCGACTGGTCGGCGGATTGGTCACCATGGCGATCGGTTGCGGCACGGCTCTTCTGGGCCTACTACGCGCGGGAGAAGCGTCGGGAGGGCATCGCGTGA
- a CDS encoding prolyl oligopeptidase family serine peptidase produces the protein MTLRHERRGPEAPDRLVIFLHGYGANAADLIGLADPLGPHLPGTAFLAPDAPEELPGMPGGFQWFPIPWLDGSSEEAAQAGMARAIEDLNAWLDEVIAAEGVPISNVALFGFSQGTMMALHVGPRRDPGLAGIVGFSGRLLSPETLADEVATRPPVLLVHGDADEVVPVQSLPQAAEALEGAGFDRVYAHIMKGTGHGIAPDGLSVALAFLRDIWSIESD, from the coding sequence GTGACACTCAGGCATGAGCGCCGGGGGCCGGAAGCGCCCGACCGGCTGGTGATCTTCCTGCATGGCTACGGCGCGAATGCCGCCGACCTGATCGGGCTGGCCGATCCGCTGGGCCCACATCTGCCCGGCACCGCCTTCCTCGCCCCCGACGCGCCGGAAGAACTGCCGGGCATGCCCGGCGGCTTTCAGTGGTTTCCGATCCCGTGGCTTGACGGGTCCAGCGAAGAGGCCGCGCAGGCCGGGATGGCGCGCGCCATCGAGGACCTGAACGCATGGCTTGACGAGGTGATCGCGGCCGAGGGCGTGCCGATCTCGAATGTCGCGCTTTTCGGGTTCAGCCAGGGCACCATGATGGCGCTGCATGTCGGCCCCCGTCGCGACCCCGGATTGGCCGGTATCGTGGGATTCTCGGGGCGGCTTTTGTCGCCCGAGACGCTGGCCGACGAGGTGGCGACCCGGCCCCCGGTCCTGCTGGTCCATGGCGATGCCGACGAGGTCGTACCGGTCCAGTCGCTTCCGCAGGCCGCCGAAGCGCTGGAAGGGGCGGGGTTCGACCGCGTTTACGCCCATATCATGAAGGGCACCGGCCACGGGATCGCGCCTGACGGGCTGTCGGTCGCGCTGGCCTTCCTGCGGGACATCTGGAGCATCGAGAGCGACTGA
- a CDS encoding HNH endonuclease: MDPDFRTAFTRDPAGLRHFPALVLNADYRPLSYYPLSLWPWQDAVKAAFLDRVTIVSEYEEVVRSPTTVIRIPSVVVLKDYVKPQRQVAFTRFNLFLRDEFCCQYCGARGDLTFDHVVPRARGGITSWENVVAACGRCNLRKGSRSLKQVGFTLRKPPRQPASGELMNLGRKFPPNHLHDSWMDFLYWDAELEA, from the coding sequence ATCGACCCGGATTTCCGAACCGCATTCACCCGCGATCCTGCCGGCCTGCGTCATTTCCCGGCACTTGTGCTGAACGCCGATTATCGCCCGCTGAGCTATTATCCCCTCTCGCTCTGGCCGTGGCAGGATGCGGTCAAGGCCGCCTTCCTCGACCGCGTCACCATCGTCAGCGAATACGAGGAGGTGGTCCGTTCGCCGACCACCGTGATCCGCATCCCGTCTGTCGTGGTCCTCAAGGACTACGTCAAGCCGCAGCGGCAGGTCGCCTTCACGCGCTTCAACCTGTTCCTGCGCGACGAATTCTGCTGCCAGTATTGCGGCGCGCGCGGTGACCTGACCTTCGATCACGTGGTGCCCCGGGCGCGGGGCGGAATCACCTCGTGGGAAAACGTGGTCGCGGCCTGCGGGCGGTGCAACCTGCGCAAGGGCTCTCGCTCGCTCAAGCAGGTCGGGTTCACGCTGCGCAAGCCGCCCCGGCAACCGGCCTCGGGCGAGCTGATGAATCTCGGGCGCAAGTTCCCACCGAACCACCTGCACGACAGCTGGATGGACTTCCTCTACTGGGATGCCGAACTGGAAGCCTGA
- a CDS encoding VOC family protein, which yields MIGYVTVGADDIPRAKRFYAAILPALGYGVTEGPEGLSYALGPDHPASLTEFYVKPPFDGGPASTGNGSMIAFEARSQRDVRALHAAAIAAGGRDEGAPGFRADYGAAFYVGYLRDPQGNKIALYSNDPGEPGRDG from the coding sequence ATGATCGGCTACGTCACCGTCGGGGCCGACGACATTCCGCGCGCCAAGCGGTTTTACGCGGCGATCCTGCCCGCGCTTGGCTACGGCGTGACGGAAGGGCCCGAGGGCCTGAGCTACGCCTTGGGGCCGGACCACCCGGCCAGTCTGACGGAGTTCTACGTCAAACCGCCCTTCGACGGCGGCCCGGCCTCGACCGGAAACGGGTCGATGATCGCCTTCGAGGCCCGGAGCCAACGGGACGTCCGCGCCCTTCATGCCGCGGCGATCGCGGCCGGGGGCCGGGACGAGGGGGCGCCCGGGTTCCGCGCGGACTACGGGGCGGCGTTCTATGTCGGCTATCTTCGCGACCCCCAGGGCAACAAGATCGCCCTCTACTCGAACGATCCTGGCGAGCCGGGACGTGACGGCTAG
- a CDS encoding sodium:proton antiporter, with the protein MDLLQIASLLLVMAGAFGAVNHLFLKLPSAIGILIVALAASLTLMMVDLAVPSWGLAAEIRTVVLDIEFSDALLEGMLGLLLFAGALHVKVADLKREWVLVLLMATIGVGLSTAIAGIGFSWITGAPLLIALVFGALISPTDPVAVLGVLRAADLPKSLETKIAGESLFNDGVGYVVFLVLVGLAYPAGDAHGSGLEAAAILFVQEAFGGAALGAALGYLAFRVMRRIDDPPLEVLITLALAFGGYQLSLLLHVSAPIMAVVAGLLIGDVGSKYGMSDETRAHVDTFWTLIDEILNAVLFLLIGVEVFAVAFEASYLLAGLAAIVLHLVARFAAVVVPVTLLRPFAESMETGLTRIMTWGGLKGGISVALVLSLPDGEWTPVMLTATYIVVLFSIIVQGLTVAPLAKRLGGAPGLV; encoded by the coding sequence ATGGACCTTCTCCAGATCGCCTCGCTCCTCCTCGTCATGGCAGGGGCGTTCGGGGCCGTGAACCACCTGTTCCTCAAGCTGCCTTCGGCGATCGGCATCCTGATCGTGGCACTGGCCGCATCGCTGACGCTGATGATGGTGGACCTCGCCGTGCCGTCCTGGGGCCTGGCGGCCGAGATCCGGACCGTCGTCCTCGACATCGAATTCTCGGACGCGCTGCTTGAAGGAATGCTGGGCCTTCTGCTCTTTGCCGGCGCGCTGCACGTCAAGGTCGCCGACCTCAAGCGCGAATGGGTCCTCGTGCTTCTGATGGCCACCATCGGCGTCGGCCTCTCGACCGCCATCGCCGGGATCGGGTTCAGTTGGATCACCGGAGCACCGCTCCTGATCGCGCTGGTCTTCGGCGCGCTGATCTCGCCCACCGATCCGGTCGCGGTGCTGGGCGTTCTGCGCGCCGCCGACCTGCCCAAATCGCTGGAAACAAAGATCGCGGGCGAAAGCCTTTTCAATGACGGCGTCGGCTATGTCGTCTTCCTCGTCCTCGTCGGGCTCGCCTATCCGGCGGGCGACGCGCATGGCTCGGGCCTCGAGGCGGCGGCGATCCTCTTCGTGCAGGAGGCGTTCGGCGGCGCGGCCCTCGGTGCGGCCCTCGGGTACCTGGCCTTCCGCGTCATGCGCCGCATCGACGATCCGCCGCTCGAGGTCCTCATCACGCTGGCGCTCGCATTCGGCGGCTACCAGCTCAGCCTCCTCCTCCATGTCTCGGCTCCGATCATGGCGGTGGTCGCCGGGCTTCTGATCGGCGATGTCGGCTCGAAATACGGGATGTCGGACGAGACGCGCGCCCATGTCGACACGTTCTGGACCCTGATCGACGAAATCCTGAACGCGGTCCTGTTCCTTCTGATCGGGGTCGAGGTCTTCGCGGTCGCTTTCGAGGCGTCCTACCTCCTCGCCGGGCTGGCCGCGATCGTCCTGCACCTCGTGGCGCGGTTTGCCGCCGTCGTGGTGCCGGTCACGCTGCTCCGCCCCTTTGCCGAGAGCATGGAGACGGGGCTCACGCGCATCATGACCTGGGGCGGATTGAAGGGCGGCATCTCGGTCGCACTGGTCCTGTCTTTGCCCGACGGCGAATGGACGCCCGTGATGCTCACGGCGACCTATATCGTGGTGCTCTTCTCGATCATCGTGCAGGGGCTGACGGTCGCGCCCTTGGCCAAGCGGCTCGGGGGCGCGCCGGGGCTGGTCTGA
- a CDS encoding cupin domain-containing protein: MTADEIIAALDLAPHPEGGFYRQTFVSEAGPGVRPAGTAILFLLRDGGGSHWHRVDADELWFWHAGEPLVLSISPDDAGPATDTVLGPDILRQSMQGCVPKEHWQAARTTGDWTLVSCTVSPGFRFEGFTLAPPTFDIPRTIGS, from the coding sequence ATGACGGCCGACGAGATCATCGCGGCGCTCGACCTCGCACCCCATCCAGAGGGCGGATTCTACCGCCAGACCTTCGTGTCCGAGGCTGGGCCGGGCGTGCGGCCCGCGGGTACTGCGATCCTGTTCCTGCTCCGCGACGGCGGCGGCAGTCACTGGCACCGCGTCGATGCCGACGAGCTCTGGTTCTGGCACGCGGGCGAGCCGCTCGTGCTGAGCATTTCGCCGGACGATGCCGGTCCCGCGACCGACACGGTGCTCGGCCCCGACATCCTGCGCCAGTCGATGCAGGGCTGCGTGCCGAAGGAACACTGGCAGGCCGCGCGCACCACCGGCGACTGGACACTCGTCAGCTGTACCGTCTCGCCCGGCTTTCGCTTCGAGGGTTTCACCCTCGCGCCGCCCACGTTCGACATCCCCCGCACGATCGGATCCTGA